Proteins found in one Salvia splendens isolate huo1 chromosome 10, SspV2, whole genome shotgun sequence genomic segment:
- the LOC121752734 gene encoding uncharacterized protein LOC121752734 — translation MDALQTEYPSAHQWLSGVAPKEKWVKAFFSPHTCCDVILNNICETFNSKIALAQEKAIISMLEDIRTSQMERIQIRGQWIKSYDHAVPPVIKELVDKWYARASSWRATWNGQSSYQVSGPSGQYVVNMRDLTCSCRLWQLTGIPCTHAIATINKNGDDVTRFVSRYYLKSTMIMLYENVLYPINEVASWPKSTADGSVELAPPRSKRQRGRPET, via the coding sequence ATGGATGCTTTGCAGACCGAGTATCCCAGTGCACACCAGTGGCTTTCTGGAGTAGCTCCCAAAGAAAAGTGGGTCAAGGCATTTTTCTCTCCACACACCTGCTGTGATGTGATCCTGAACAACATCTGTGAGACATTCAATTCGAAGATTGCATTGGCTCAAGAGAAAGCAATTATCAGCATGTTGGAGGACATTCGAACAAGTCAAATGGAAAGAATTCAGATCAGAGGCCAGTGGATCAAAAGCTACGATCACGCAGTCCCTCCTGTTATCAAGGAGCTTGTTGATAAGTGGTACGCGAGGGCTTCATCGTGGAGGGCTACATGGAACGGACAGTCTTCGTACCAAGTGTCTGGGCCGTCTGGCCAATATGTTGTCAACATGCGCGATTTGACTTGTTCCTGCAGATTGTGGCAGCTAACCGGAATCCCATGCACGCATGCTATCGcaacaatcaacaagaatggCGACGATGTGACGCGATTCGTTTCCCGATATTATTTGAAGTCAACAATGATCATGTTGTACGAGAATGTCCTCTACCCCATCAATGAGGTAGCCAGTTGGCCGAAGAGTACTGCGGATGGTTCAGTGGAATTGGCGCCCCCGAGGTCAAAGCGACAGCGTGGTAGGCCTGAGACGTGA
- the LOC121752733 gene encoding BAG family molecular chaperone regulator 2-like has translation MLNLMNSANCSTESVIGGLFFGGFKGSGKFGMFDNSKAFLDSAGVKDKSKMVLEEDPISLEKRYLEARKTAILEKAAKIISQISLEVDRLGAQVSALESVVSRGGNVADKDVATLVEMLMNQLLKLESISDSADADVQLQSKMQVRRVHKYVETLDSMKMKKPPEIEDSPNLRQQPAVITTEWEMFDSIPTTASPGHPSNFTWNLL, from the exons ATGCTTAATCTCATGAACTCAGCGAATTGTTCGACTGAGAGTGTAATTGGTGGGTTGTTTTTTGGAGG GTTCAAAGGGTCGGGAAAG TTTGGTATGTTTGACAATTCCAAGGCGTTTCTTGACAGCGCCGGAGTTAAGGACAAATCGAAGATGGTGTTGGAGGAGGATCCCATTAGCCTAGAGAAGAGGTATTTGGAGGCGAGGAAGACTGCCATTTTGGAGAAGGCTGCTAAAATCATCTCCCAAATCAGCTTGGAGGTCGACAGGCTCGGCGCCCAG gtGTCCGCCCTGGAATCTGTGGTGTCTAGAGGTGGGAATGTCGCTGACAAAGATGTGGCCACTCTGGTCGAAATGCTGATGAATCAGTTGCTCAAATTGGAGAGCATCTCTGACTCTGCTGATGCTGATGTCCAACTCCAGAGTAAAATGCAG GTGAGGAGAGTGCACAAGTATGTGGAAACTCTTGATtcgatgaagatgaagaagccTCCAGAGATAGAGGATTCACCAAACCTAAGGCAGCAACCGGCGGTGATCACCACGGAGTGGGAGATGTTTGATTCCATTCCGACCACAGCCTCCCCGGGGCATCCTAGTAATTTTACATGGAATCTGCTTTGA